From Gimesia panareensis, the proteins below share one genomic window:
- a CDS encoding fatty acid CoA ligase family protein, giving the protein MSAQFNIADRLRQSAQAWPFQKAVVFPAGKDRRGRYTYSSLTFQQLDQESDRLARGLIQLGVRPGTRMALMVRPSLEFIALTFAMFKAGAVIILIDPGMGRKNIIRCLSEVEPEGFVAIPLAQLFRKLKRRSFPKARLNVTVGKPVLTSGIDYHWLLGAQWTPFEIVHRTRTDPAAIIFTSGSTGPPKGVAYEHGMFWSQVDLLRDYYQIQPGEVDLPGFPLFALFNSAMGVTTVVPDMDPTKPARVDPRKIIRQMNDQGVTQAFGSPAMWNQIGRYCETHNIKLPSLKRVLSAGAPVPVHVIERMRQTFTSPDADINTPYGATESLPVASIRGREVLEETSQQTATGAGTCVGTPFPGVQVKIIQIHNNPIASIEQAVELPTGEIGEIIVQGPMATREYFLRPEATRLAKIPDGERFWHRMGDVGYRDGQGKLWFCGRKAHMVETAEGSMFTICCEAIFNQHPRIYRSALVGVGSRPNQRPVIIVEPEQGDFPESQTAREQLTEELLELGQGNPLTKSISTVLFHHSLPVDIRHNVKIFREKLAPWAERQVG; this is encoded by the coding sequence ATGTCTGCTCAATTCAACATAGCTGACCGTCTTCGCCAGTCAGCTCAAGCCTGGCCTTTTCAAAAAGCAGTTGTCTTTCCAGCGGGGAAAGATCGACGGGGGCGGTATACTTACAGCAGCCTGACCTTTCAACAGCTGGATCAGGAGAGTGATCGCCTGGCTCGGGGACTGATCCAGCTGGGGGTGAGACCCGGCACGCGGATGGCACTGATGGTGCGCCCCAGCCTGGAGTTCATCGCTCTGACATTTGCCATGTTTAAAGCGGGGGCGGTGATCATACTGATTGATCCTGGTATGGGCCGCAAGAATATCATTCGCTGCCTGTCTGAAGTAGAACCGGAAGGCTTTGTTGCAATTCCTCTGGCCCAGCTGTTTCGCAAGCTCAAGCGACGAAGTTTTCCCAAAGCCCGGCTGAATGTGACAGTGGGAAAACCGGTTTTGACCTCGGGCATCGACTACCACTGGTTACTCGGGGCACAATGGACGCCTTTTGAAATCGTCCACCGGACCCGTACCGATCCGGCAGCGATCATTTTTACCAGCGGGAGCACCGGACCGCCGAAAGGGGTCGCCTATGAGCACGGCATGTTCTGGTCCCAGGTCGATCTGCTGCGCGATTACTACCAGATTCAACCAGGAGAAGTCGATCTGCCGGGATTTCCCCTGTTTGCACTGTTCAACTCAGCTATGGGGGTGACCACGGTCGTGCCCGATATGGATCCGACGAAGCCAGCCCGGGTCGATCCACGGAAAATCATCCGCCAGATGAATGACCAGGGAGTCACGCAGGCCTTTGGTTCTCCAGCGATGTGGAATCAGATCGGCCGGTACTGTGAAACGCACAACATCAAACTGCCTTCATTAAAGCGCGTCCTTTCTGCGGGTGCACCGGTACCGGTACACGTGATTGAACGGATGCGTCAAACATTTACCAGCCCGGACGCGGATATCAATACTCCCTATGGGGCGACGGAGTCATTGCCTGTGGCCTCTATCCGTGGAAGGGAAGTTCTGGAAGAAACTTCGCAGCAGACGGCTACCGGAGCCGGGACCTGCGTCGGCACGCCGTTTCCCGGGGTGCAGGTCAAGATTATTCAGATCCACAACAATCCGATCGCATCGATCGAACAGGCTGTGGAATTGCCGACTGGCGAGATTGGGGAGATCATCGTGCAGGGACCGATGGCCACCCGCGAATATTTTCTGCGTCCTGAAGCGACGCGTCTGGCCAAAATTCCGGATGGAGAACGGTTCTGGCATCGGATGGGGGACGTCGGTTATCGGGATGGACAGGGGAAGCTCTGGTTCTGTGGTCGCAAAGCGCACATGGTCGAAACAGCAGAAGGGTCCATGTTTACTATCTGCTGCGAGGCGATTTTCAATCAGCATCCGCGGATCTATCGCAGTGCCCTGGTGGGTGTTGGCTCCAGGCCGAATCAGCGGCCCGTGATCATCGTGGAACCGGAACAGGGGGACTTCCCCGAAAGTCAAACCGCGCGCGAGCAACTCACCGAAGAACTGCTCGAACTGGGGCAGGGAAATCCGCTGACGAAATCGATCAGCACCGTGCTGTTCCATCATTCGCTGCCCGTCGACATTCGGCATAATGTCAAAATCTTCCGAGAGAAGCTGGCACCATGGGCAGAAAGGCAGGTCGGATGA
- a CDS encoding formylmethanofuran dehydrogenase subunit C, giving the protein MALKFTLKQTLTVSLEVDSVSHASVSGQSLKQVCALPVLHGSCRSTLGDFFDVQQSDSDPDLIVFSGDCSRVKYIGAGLSTGRIRVEGNAGMHLGAEMTGGEILVQGDVADCAATEMKGGTLSIQGNAGDLLGAAFPGSKRGMQGGTILVNGNVGNEAGQRMRRGSIVIGGNAGDATGFDMIAGSIFTFGTMGALAGAGMRRGTLGLLGDAGEPELLPTFRYSCLYRPTWLSFFLRQLKDAGFPVPENCFSSEYRRYCGDFLALGKGEILVRQ; this is encoded by the coding sequence ATGGCCCTCAAGTTTACGCTTAAACAGACACTCACGGTTTCTCTTGAAGTCGATTCGGTGAGTCATGCTTCAGTGAGCGGTCAGTCGCTGAAGCAGGTCTGTGCACTGCCGGTCCTGCACGGAAGCTGCCGGTCGACTCTGGGCGATTTCTTTGATGTGCAGCAGAGTGACTCAGATCCGGATCTGATCGTCTTCAGTGGTGATTGCTCCCGTGTTAAATATATTGGCGCTGGTCTGTCGACAGGTCGCATACGCGTCGAAGGTAATGCGGGTATGCACCTGGGGGCTGAGATGACCGGAGGCGAAATTCTCGTCCAGGGTGATGTGGCAGACTGTGCAGCAACCGAAATGAAGGGAGGCACTCTCAGCATTCAAGGCAATGCCGGTGATCTCCTGGGAGCTGCTTTTCCCGGCAGTAAACGGGGCATGCAGGGAGGCACGATCTTAGTCAACGGGAACGTCGGAAATGAGGCAGGCCAGCGGATGCGGCGTGGTTCGATCGTGATCGGCGGCAATGCGGGAGACGCGACCGGCTTTGATATGATTGCGGGTTCCATCTTTACTTTCGGAACAATGGGAGCACTGGCTGGTGCCGGCATGCGGAGAGGGACGCTCGGATTGCTGGGAGATGCTGGGGAGCCGGAACTGCTGCCTACGTTCCGTTACTCGTGTCTGTATCGGCCCACCTGGCTCTCATTTTTTCTACGACAATTGAAAGACGCCGGTTTCCCGGTACCGGAGAACTGTTTCAGCAGTGAATATCGACGCTATTGCGGCGATTTTCTGGCCTTAGGGAAGGGGGAAATTCTGGTTCGCCAGTAA
- a CDS encoding HEAT repeat domain-containing protein, with protein MRQLLTAGLTLAICLLSTPFLFAASTDVDSLVRELKSENEDAQALAAHQLGELGPSAKSAVPALINVVKDGSVAARSEAIIALGKIGPDAAAAVPELAKILRGYSVILKYNALQSLRQIGPQAKPAMKQISPLLESNNSYLKISAAWAAAKIDPDNEEILKQAIPILMEGLNVSINEVRNDAALGLSQIGAPAVKPLLATLKHEHQAQHTDECRQICDVLAQMGAGGESAIPTLLKIVEKIDDPSLVWRAAHALGNIRSQPDKVVPALTGLLTNESPIVRAHAAISLGDFGPEAKSAVPALTKLLADPELNVKLDAATALGAIGPAAAPAVPELASAMQAGPVALTLTSASALAGIGDASVPALNKMLKDDSPLKLLAVHVLGEIGAASKDSVPELLKLLGSPDPEVKNTAITSLGEIGPAAKAAEPALLDILKTSEGKTRNAAVFALSKIGSEKAIPLIKKYAAAPGDDERLQLVCAWALVRNNPHDPETVKAALPGLTKALSDERPLVRREAANAISLMGPQAKSAIPALTAALKEEQNPRVIQELITALAEIGPDASSAISTIAPYLNSGNIDLRLIATYAMARFGKAAKAEAPQLEKSLDSSNGMENAVTLWALTKIDPTPTRAEKAAPVMAKVVTDHPNPDARLEAAISLGDYGIKTPEIKQALETATKDKDPRVKKAAEAALKKLSS; from the coding sequence ATGCGTCAGTTACTTACTGCAGGACTCACTTTGGCGATCTGTCTGCTCTCGACTCCTTTCCTTTTCGCAGCCAGTACGGACGTCGATTCGCTGGTCCGGGAACTGAAAAGCGAAAATGAAGACGCGCAAGCACTCGCAGCCCACCAGCTGGGCGAACTGGGCCCCAGTGCCAAATCGGCGGTGCCGGCCTTAATCAATGTGGTCAAGGACGGCTCGGTCGCAGCCCGCAGTGAAGCGATTATCGCACTGGGCAAGATCGGACCGGATGCTGCTGCCGCAGTTCCCGAACTGGCCAAAATTCTGCGCGGCTATTCAGTGATTCTCAAGTATAACGCCCTGCAGTCACTCAGGCAGATCGGTCCCCAGGCGAAGCCTGCCATGAAGCAGATCAGCCCTCTGCTGGAAAGTAATAACTCCTATCTGAAAATCTCGGCTGCCTGGGCTGCAGCTAAAATCGATCCTGATAATGAAGAAATCCTGAAACAGGCCATTCCAATTCTGATGGAGGGGCTGAATGTTTCGATCAATGAAGTCCGCAACGATGCCGCACTGGGACTCTCACAGATTGGCGCCCCCGCTGTCAAACCGCTGCTGGCCACACTCAAACACGAACATCAGGCACAGCATACCGATGAATGTCGGCAGATCTGTGATGTTCTGGCACAGATGGGAGCCGGCGGCGAATCAGCCATTCCGACGTTGCTCAAAATCGTCGAAAAAATTGACGATCCCAGTCTGGTCTGGAGAGCCGCTCATGCTTTGGGAAATATCCGTTCCCAGCCCGACAAAGTCGTCCCTGCTCTGACTGGCCTGTTGACGAATGAATCACCGATCGTTCGTGCCCACGCCGCGATTTCCCTGGGAGACTTTGGCCCGGAAGCCAAATCCGCTGTTCCCGCTTTGACGAAGCTGCTGGCCGACCCTGAACTCAATGTCAAACTGGATGCGGCTACCGCACTGGGTGCGATCGGACCCGCTGCAGCTCCCGCAGTCCCCGAACTGGCCTCTGCAATGCAGGCAGGCCCTGTCGCACTGACCCTGACAAGCGCTTCCGCTCTGGCTGGGATTGGCGATGCCTCGGTCCCCGCATTAAACAAAATGCTCAAAGATGACTCACCACTCAAATTACTGGCGGTTCACGTGCTGGGTGAAATTGGTGCCGCATCCAAAGATTCCGTCCCGGAACTGCTCAAGCTGCTGGGCTCTCCTGATCCGGAAGTCAAAAATACCGCGATCACCAGCCTGGGAGAGATCGGACCGGCTGCCAAAGCTGCTGAGCCTGCATTACTGGATATCCTCAAGACATCTGAAGGCAAGACCCGGAATGCAGCCGTCTTCGCACTTTCTAAAATTGGCAGCGAGAAAGCGATCCCCCTGATTAAAAAATATGCTGCTGCCCCTGGGGATGACGAACGCCTGCAACTTGTCTGTGCCTGGGCGCTGGTCCGCAATAATCCCCACGATCCGGAAACCGTCAAAGCAGCCCTGCCGGGCCTGACGAAAGCACTCTCTGACGAACGTCCCCTGGTCCGTCGTGAAGCCGCGAATGCGATTTCCCTGATGGGCCCCCAGGCGAAATCTGCCATTCCTGCTTTAACCGCGGCCCTCAAAGAAGAGCAAAATCCACGGGTCATTCAGGAACTGATCACAGCCCTGGCGGAGATTGGTCCGGATGCCTCATCGGCGATTTCGACGATTGCCCCCTATCTGAATTCCGGCAATATCGATCTCAGACTGATCGCCACTTACGCCATGGCACGGTTCGGGAAAGCAGCCAAAGCAGAAGCGCCCCAGCTAGAAAAGTCACTCGATTCCAGCAACGGTATGGAAAACGCGGTCACACTCTGGGCACTGACTAAAATTGATCCGACACCAACACGGGCCGAAAAAGCGGCTCCCGTGATGGCGAAAGTGGTGACCGATCATCCCAATCCGGATGCCCGTCTGGAAGCCGCGATCAGCTTGGGTGACTACGGCATCAAAACCCCGGAAATTAAACAGGCTCTGGAAACCGCAACCAAAGATAAAGACCCGCGTGTTAAAAAGGCAGCGGAAGCAGCACTCAAAAAACTGAGCAGCTGA